In one Rhodococcus sp. B50 genomic region, the following are encoded:
- a CDS encoding ubiquinol-cytochrome c reductase iron-sulfur subunit, producing MSSDSLDRTALTRRTLIGGAGAVAAGVALTACGSSGDAGEDRPAAPAPTTTAPPGPDAEIVAAVADVPVGGGVLLESKRLVVTQPAEGDFRAFIAICSHQGCNLSGVDGERIICPCHGSRYDLDGVPIEGPAKRPLKSRPVAARGSDLVVG from the coding sequence ATGAGCAGCGATTCCCTCGACCGCACGGCGCTGACCCGCCGCACACTCATCGGAGGAGCGGGCGCGGTGGCGGCCGGCGTGGCACTGACCGCCTGCGGATCGTCCGGTGACGCCGGTGAGGATCGACCGGCAGCGCCGGCGCCCACCACGACCGCCCCTCCCGGCCCCGACGCGGAGATCGTCGCCGCCGTCGCGGACGTACCGGTCGGCGGCGGTGTCCTGCTCGAATCGAAGAGACTCGTCGTCACCCAACCCGCGGAGGGCGACTTCCGCGCGTTCATCGCGATCTGCAGCCACCAGGGATGCAATCTCAGCGGCGTCGACGGCGAGCGCATCATCTGCCCGTGCCACGGCAGCCGATACGACCTCGACGGTGTGCCGATCGAGGGACCGGCGAAGCGGCCGCTGAAGTCCCGTCCCGTGGCGGCGCGCGGGTCGGATCTCGTCGTGGGCTGA
- a CDS encoding DUF202 domain-containing protein yields the protein MSPEDLRHGDAGLQPERTSLAWLRTGSVLGAVVLGFMRFVPGPGAVVATIGLVCLVPVLAVLLASRTGHRARVRGLIAGRAPYFWWRNVAVTVTVVVLAISSAVLILLAP from the coding sequence GTGAGTCCGGAGGATCTGCGGCACGGCGACGCAGGGCTGCAGCCCGAACGGACGAGCCTGGCGTGGCTGCGTACCGGTTCGGTGCTCGGCGCGGTGGTGCTCGGATTCATGCGATTCGTTCCCGGCCCGGGTGCGGTCGTCGCGACGATCGGCCTGGTCTGCCTCGTGCCCGTACTCGCGGTGCTGCTCGCGTCCAGGACCGGTCACCGTGCGCGCGTGCGCGGGTTGATCGCAGGTCGCGCGCCCTACTTCTGGTGGCGCAATGTCGCAGTCACCGTCACGGTCGTGGTGCTCGCGATCTCGTCGGCGGTGCTGATCCTCCTCGCCCCTTGA
- a CDS encoding YeiH family protein, producing the protein MLTVHAPSSRPTVLPGLLVAAAGAVLALAAAHLIPGASPLLVAIVLGVVMANAGLPAPVVGALAPGLGAASKHLLRVGVALLGLQLAVSDLVGLGWGTALVAAAVVVAGIGGSLAFGAWLGVGWTQRLLIACGFSICGAAAAAAVDGVIDSRKRELVTTVALVVVFGTAMIPLVPLAAGMLGLTPEAAGLWAGAAIHEVAQVVATGTALEGTALEATAGGVLAAAVTVKLARVALLAPVVAVVGVVARRRGEGRRDERTPPIVPIFLLGFLTCVALRSTGLLDPVVVDAARTVQSALLTVAMFALGAGVRREVLRGVGWRPIALAAAATLWVATIALAGVWSLSGR; encoded by the coding sequence ATGCTCACCGTCCACGCGCCCTCCTCCCGGCCGACCGTCCTCCCGGGCCTCCTGGTGGCCGCCGCGGGCGCCGTCCTCGCTCTCGCGGCAGCACACCTGATCCCGGGTGCGAGTCCACTGCTCGTCGCGATCGTCCTGGGCGTGGTGATGGCGAATGCGGGCCTTCCGGCACCGGTAGTCGGTGCGCTCGCGCCGGGCCTGGGCGCGGCGTCGAAGCACCTGCTCCGAGTGGGGGTCGCACTCCTCGGGTTGCAGCTCGCGGTCTCCGATCTCGTCGGCCTCGGGTGGGGCACGGCACTCGTTGCGGCGGCCGTGGTCGTCGCGGGAATCGGTGGCTCGCTCGCCTTCGGCGCCTGGCTCGGTGTGGGCTGGACTCAGCGCCTGCTCATCGCGTGCGGCTTCTCGATCTGCGGTGCTGCGGCCGCGGCTGCCGTCGACGGCGTGATCGATTCACGCAAGCGCGAACTCGTGACCACCGTCGCGCTGGTGGTCGTGTTCGGCACCGCGATGATCCCGCTCGTTCCACTCGCCGCCGGGATGCTCGGACTCACTCCCGAGGCGGCCGGACTGTGGGCGGGCGCGGCAATCCACGAGGTCGCCCAGGTGGTCGCGACCGGCACCGCACTGGAGGGCACCGCACTGGAGGCGACTGCCGGTGGGGTGCTCGCCGCGGCGGTGACGGTCAAGCTCGCTCGGGTGGCACTGCTGGCTCCGGTCGTGGCGGTCGTCGGGGTCGTCGCCCGCCGCCGCGGTGAGGGACGCCGCGACGAACGTACTCCCCCGATCGTGCCGATCTTCCTGCTGGGATTCCTCACCTGCGTCGCGCTGCGCTCGACCGGACTGCTGGACCCGGTCGTCGTGGACGCGGCGCGGACGGTCCAGAGTGCTCTGCTGACGGTCGCGATGTTCGCCCTGGGCGCCGGGGTTCGCCGGGAGGTGCTCCGCGGCGTGGGGTGGCGCCCGATCGCCCTCGCGGCGGCGGCAACCCTCTGGGTCGCGACGATCGCGCTGGCCGGTGTGTGGTCGCTCAGTGGACGTTGA
- a CDS encoding YidH family protein, translated as MEIRGGRRAKALHGWRPKALRDGTDPDPRFTLANERTFLAWVRTALGVIAAAVALETFAGDIVSEGLRTVLACALLGFAAVLMVFALIRWHRVEHAMRTGRALPVPWVAYLLAVALGFAGVVLAVAIAW; from the coding sequence GTGGAGATCCGCGGAGGCCGGCGCGCGAAGGCGCTGCATGGTTGGCGCCCGAAGGCGCTGCGCGACGGCACCGACCCCGACCCTCGCTTCACGCTGGCCAACGAACGTACCTTCCTGGCGTGGGTGCGCACGGCGCTGGGCGTCATCGCCGCGGCCGTCGCATTGGAGACCTTCGCGGGCGACATCGTCTCGGAGGGGCTCCGCACGGTGCTGGCGTGCGCACTGCTCGGGTTCGCCGCCGTGCTCATGGTGTTCGCGCTGATCCGCTGGCACCGCGTCGAGCACGCGATGCGCACGGGGCGTGCTCTGCCGGTGCCGTGGGTGGCATATCTGCTGGCGGTGGCCCTCGGGTTCGCCGGTGTCGTGCTCGCCGTCGCGATCGCCTGGTGA
- a CDS encoding acyl-[acyl-carrier-protein] thioesterase → MSTPTTDRPLTRPLTALPDGANPYSTARTVRTGDVDTGRRLRLDGVARYLQDIGTDNLAAVGAADTDPLWIVRRTVVDVHRPAEYGRTLRLRRWCDALSTRWANVRVRLDDPDDAPDGPLIETAAFWIDIGPTTGAPTRISDGLFEHMSRYAQDTRLKWKAWLPDRAPDEVDDERDFPLRATDLDPFGHVNNAVYWHCVEEVLPLRPDIPEAPYRAVIEHLRPIAAGETLTLRTSLREDGLTVWFTVEDHTRAVAWIARNPDALRWTP, encoded by the coding sequence ATGTCCACGCCGACGACCGATCGACCGCTGACACGACCGTTGACGGCACTACCCGACGGGGCGAACCCCTACTCGACCGCGCGCACCGTCCGCACCGGCGATGTCGACACCGGCAGACGCCTACGACTCGACGGCGTCGCCCGCTATCTCCAGGACATCGGCACAGACAATCTCGCCGCAGTGGGGGCGGCCGACACCGATCCCCTGTGGATCGTCCGGCGCACGGTCGTCGACGTACACCGCCCCGCCGAGTACGGCCGGACGCTCCGACTGCGGCGCTGGTGCGACGCCCTGTCGACACGCTGGGCGAACGTGCGGGTCCGACTCGACGATCCCGACGACGCACCCGACGGTCCACTGATCGAGACCGCGGCGTTCTGGATCGACATCGGCCCCACCACCGGCGCCCCCACCCGCATCAGCGACGGCCTGTTCGAGCACATGTCCCGCTACGCGCAGGACACACGTCTGAAGTGGAAGGCGTGGTTGCCCGACCGCGCACCCGACGAGGTGGACGACGAACGTGATTTCCCCTTGCGCGCCACCGATCTCGATCCGTTCGGGCACGTCAACAACGCGGTCTACTGGCACTGCGTCGAAGAGGTCCTGCCGCTGCGACCCGACATCCCGGAAGCGCCGTACCGCGCGGTGATCGAGCACCTGCGCCCCATCGCCGCCGGTGAGACCCTCACGCTGCGAACCAGCCTGCGGGAGGACGGCCTGACGGTGTGGTTCACCGTCGAAGATCACACTCGTGCAGTCGCGTGGATCGCCCGGAATCCGGACGCTCTACGGTGGACCCCATGA
- a CDS encoding SixA phosphatase family protein, which produces MTRTLILLRHGKSAYPDDVEDHERPLSPRGRREAGLAGRWIRANLPEVDAVLCSTATRTRKTLTEAAVEAPVEYRDSLYHADPEGLVAEIRGVPDDVQTLLVVGHEPTLSATVLGLITDHSTDAAHQVTEKFPTSAIAVLTVSGPWADLSRGAAELVDFHIPR; this is translated from the coding sequence ATGACCCGTACCCTGATCTTGCTGCGCCACGGCAAGTCCGCGTACCCGGACGACGTGGAAGATCACGAGCGTCCCCTCTCCCCTCGCGGACGCCGCGAGGCCGGACTCGCCGGTCGCTGGATCCGGGCGAACCTGCCCGAGGTCGACGCCGTCCTGTGTTCCACGGCGACCCGGACACGCAAGACACTGACCGAAGCCGCGGTCGAGGCACCCGTGGAGTACCGCGACAGCTTGTATCACGCCGATCCGGAGGGCCTGGTCGCGGAGATCCGGGGCGTGCCCGACGACGTGCAGACCCTGCTGGTCGTCGGGCACGAGCCGACGCTGTCCGCCACCGTCCTCGGGCTCATCACCGATCACAGCACCGACGCCGCGCATCAGGTCACCGAGAAGTTCCCCACCTCCGCGATCGCGGTGCTCACCGTGAGCGGACCGTGGGCCGACCTGTCACGTGGCGCGGCCGAACTCGTGGACTTCCACATCCCGCGCTGA
- a CDS encoding EamA family transporter: MADDHRAHTVVPVVAVLTAVLSMQFGAAFAVSLFDRAGALGTVTLRLFFAAVILCVITHPRLRTWTPEQWRAVVTLGASLALMNTAFYEALTRLPLAATVTIEFLGPLGLAALLSRRVRDALWVVLALAGVVLLGVGDGAGLSTGLDPVGVAFALVAASGWAWYIVAGSRVATTLPGSAGLAGATAIAAVVVLPFGVATAGTQLLRPDLALAGLAVALLSSAIPYTLEIRALRDLPKKVFAILIALEPAAAALAGVVVLGQLVEPLTLVGIALVVIAGIGALRNSRT, from the coding sequence ATGGCCGACGACCACCGCGCGCACACCGTCGTGCCTGTCGTCGCGGTCCTCACCGCGGTGCTGTCGATGCAGTTCGGGGCAGCGTTCGCCGTGAGCCTGTTCGATCGGGCAGGCGCCCTCGGCACCGTGACCCTGCGCCTGTTCTTCGCAGCCGTCATCCTCTGCGTGATCACCCACCCGCGGCTACGGACGTGGACGCCGGAGCAGTGGCGGGCGGTGGTGACACTGGGCGCGAGTCTCGCGCTCATGAACACGGCGTTCTACGAGGCGTTGACGCGCCTGCCCCTCGCCGCGACCGTCACCATCGAGTTCCTCGGCCCACTCGGACTGGCCGCACTCCTGTCCCGACGCGTCCGGGACGCATTGTGGGTGGTGCTCGCCCTGGCCGGGGTGGTCCTGCTCGGCGTCGGTGACGGCGCCGGGCTGTCCACCGGGCTCGATCCGGTCGGGGTCGCCTTCGCGCTGGTCGCGGCATCCGGTTGGGCCTGGTACATCGTGGCCGGCTCCCGTGTGGCGACGACCCTGCCCGGATCGGCCGGACTGGCCGGGGCCACGGCGATCGCCGCCGTCGTCGTCCTGCCCTTCGGCGTGGCGACGGCCGGCACGCAACTTCTCCGCCCCGATCTCGCACTCGCGGGTCTCGCTGTGGCGCTGCTGTCGTCGGCGATCCCGTACACCCTCGAGATCCGCGCACTGCGCGACCTGCCGAAGAAGGTGTTCGCGATCCTCATTGCACTCGAACCCGCCGCCGCGGCGCTGGCGGGTGTCGTGGTACTCGGACAGCTCGTCGAACCTCTCACCCTCGTGGGCATCGCTCTCGTGGTGATCGCCGGCATCGGCGCGCTGCGCAACTCGCGAACGTGA
- a CDS encoding FAD-dependent oxidoreductase, translated as MAYVITQTCCNDASCVAVCPVNCIHPSPDEPEFATAEMLHIDPKTCIDCGACADACPVQAILPDDKLGPSQTRFAEINAAWYENHPMPEGWQPLVPTPAPPRDRGTLRVAIVGAGPAACYAAQELLERSDVEVEMFDRLPTPFGLVRAGVAPDHPGTKAVTESFEWSFRREEFALHLDTEIGRDITHVELLDHHHAVIYATGASSDRRLGIEGEDLPGSHAATEFVAWYNGHPDHAGRAFDLSGDRAVIVGNGNVALDVARILTMDVDELARTDIADHALKALRESNIREVVLLGRRGPAQAAYSNPEFLALGDLTGVDVVVDEADLELDPVSARAVEEDPATALRVRLAREYAGRPVRPGHRRIVFRYLAAPSELLGDDHVTGVRVERTELVDDGGRLAARPTGRFEDLPATLVLRSIGYRGVPVPGVPFDDARGVVPNTGGRVDSGVYVTGWAKRGPSGVIGTNKGCAKETVAALLADFDSGTLAAPRGDRGALDRLLAQRRPDRVDLNGWRAIDAAERRAGHAQGRPRVKITDREALVELGRRRRRLPLLASLRR; from the coding sequence ATGGCCTACGTGATCACCCAGACCTGCTGCAACGACGCGAGCTGCGTCGCGGTCTGCCCCGTGAACTGCATCCATCCCTCGCCGGACGAGCCGGAATTCGCCACCGCCGAGATGCTGCACATCGACCCGAAGACCTGCATCGACTGCGGCGCGTGCGCCGACGCGTGCCCGGTCCAGGCGATCCTGCCCGACGACAAGCTCGGCCCCTCCCAGACGCGGTTCGCCGAGATCAACGCGGCCTGGTACGAGAACCACCCCATGCCGGAGGGATGGCAGCCGCTCGTGCCCACTCCGGCGCCCCCGCGCGACCGCGGCACGTTGCGGGTCGCGATCGTCGGCGCCGGTCCCGCGGCCTGCTACGCCGCCCAGGAACTCCTCGAGCGGTCCGACGTCGAGGTCGAGATGTTCGATCGGCTCCCCACCCCGTTCGGTCTCGTGCGCGCCGGCGTCGCCCCCGACCACCCGGGGACCAAGGCTGTCACGGAATCGTTCGAATGGTCGTTCCGGCGCGAGGAGTTCGCCCTGCACCTCGACACCGAGATCGGTCGCGACATCACCCACGTGGAGCTGCTCGACCACCATCACGCGGTGATCTATGCGACCGGGGCATCGTCCGACCGCCGACTCGGGATCGAGGGCGAGGACCTCCCCGGCAGCCACGCCGCCACCGAGTTCGTCGCGTGGTACAACGGGCACCCCGACCACGCCGGTCGCGCTTTCGACCTCTCCGGCGACCGGGCCGTCATCGTCGGGAACGGCAACGTGGCCCTCGACGTCGCGCGAATCCTCACGATGGATGTCGACGAGCTCGCGCGCACCGACATCGCCGATCACGCGCTGAAGGCGCTGCGGGAAAGCAACATCCGTGAAGTCGTCCTGCTGGGTCGGCGCGGACCGGCCCAGGCCGCGTACAGCAACCCCGAGTTCCTCGCCCTCGGCGATCTCACGGGCGTCGACGTCGTCGTGGACGAAGCGGACCTCGAACTCGATCCGGTGAGTGCCCGGGCCGTGGAGGAGGATCCGGCGACCGCGTTGCGCGTGCGGCTCGCCCGCGAGTACGCCGGACGCCCCGTCCGTCCGGGCCACCGCCGCATCGTCTTCCGGTATCTCGCCGCGCCGAGCGAACTGCTCGGCGACGACCACGTGACCGGCGTGCGGGTCGAACGCACCGAACTCGTCGACGACGGTGGGCGCCTCGCCGCCCGCCCCACCGGCCGCTTCGAGGATCTGCCCGCCACGCTCGTGCTCCGCTCGATCGGCTATCGCGGTGTCCCCGTCCCGGGCGTGCCCTTCGACGATGCCCGCGGCGTCGTCCCCAACACCGGAGGTCGCGTCGACAGCGGCGTCTATGTCACCGGGTGGGCCAAGCGTGGACCGAGCGGCGTCATCGGCACCAACAAGGGGTGCGCGAAGGAGACCGTCGCGGCGCTGCTGGCCGACTTCGACTCCGGGACGCTCGCCGCTCCGCGCGGCGACCGCGGTGCCCTGGACAGGTTGCTCGCACAGCGCCGACCCGATCGCGTCGACCTGAACGGATGGAGGGCCATCGACGCCGCGGAGCGACGGGCCGGGCACGCACAGGGCCGACCACGCGTCAAGATCACCGACCGTGAGGCCCTCGTCGAACTCGGCCGGCGCCGTCGTCGCCTTCCGCTGCTCGCGTCCCTGCGCCGGTAG
- a CDS encoding acyl-CoA dehydrogenase family protein → MSMWTTPERLALRETVTGFVRREILPHLDDWERAGELPRGLHVEAAKIGLLGAGFPEEVGGSGGDGADTLTVCEAFHEAGASGGAFASLFTCGIALPHLIAAGDSEQIDRWVRPTLAGELVGSLAITEPGGGSDVGHLTTTAVRDGDHYVVNGAKTYITSGCRADFVVTAVRTGGPGAGGVSLLVIEKDTPGFTVSRKLDKMGWRASDTAELSFADVRVPAANLVGAENTGFWQIAQGFVSERIALAAQAYSGAQRSLDLTVEWCRDRETFGRPLITRQAVQRTLSEMARRVDVARVYTRHVTERAVAGETDLIAEVCFAKNTAVEAGEWVAHQAVQLFGGLGYMAESEVERQYRDMRILGIGGGTTEILTELAAKRLGYGA, encoded by the coding sequence GTGAGCATGTGGACCACCCCCGAGCGACTCGCCCTGCGCGAAACCGTCACCGGTTTCGTGAGGCGCGAGATCCTGCCGCACCTCGACGACTGGGAGCGCGCCGGCGAACTGCCTCGCGGGCTGCACGTCGAGGCTGCGAAGATCGGCCTGCTCGGTGCCGGCTTCCCCGAGGAAGTCGGCGGTTCCGGTGGCGACGGCGCCGACACGTTGACCGTCTGCGAGGCCTTCCACGAAGCGGGTGCGTCGGGCGGTGCGTTCGCGTCGCTGTTCACGTGCGGTATCGCGCTACCGCACCTCATCGCGGCGGGCGACTCCGAGCAGATCGACAGGTGGGTACGGCCCACCCTCGCAGGAGAACTCGTCGGGTCCCTCGCGATCACCGAACCGGGCGGCGGTTCGGACGTCGGCCATCTGACGACCACCGCGGTGCGCGACGGTGATCATTACGTCGTCAACGGGGCCAAGACCTACATCACCTCCGGGTGCCGAGCCGATTTCGTGGTCACCGCGGTCCGTACCGGCGGCCCCGGCGCCGGGGGAGTCTCGCTCCTTGTGATCGAGAAGGACACACCGGGTTTCACCGTCTCGCGCAAGCTCGACAAGATGGGCTGGCGCGCCTCGGACACCGCCGAGTTGTCGTTCGCCGACGTCCGCGTCCCGGCCGCGAACCTGGTGGGCGCGGAGAACACCGGATTCTGGCAGATCGCACAGGGTTTCGTATCGGAACGGATTGCTCTCGCCGCACAGGCCTATTCGGGTGCGCAGCGGAGCCTGGACCTGACGGTCGAGTGGTGCCGCGACCGCGAGACCTTCGGGCGGCCGCTGATCACCCGACAGGCCGTACAGCGCACGCTGTCCGAGATGGCGCGTCGCGTCGACGTCGCGCGCGTCTACACCCGCCACGTCACCGAACGGGCCGTGGCAGGTGAGACCGACCTGATCGCCGAGGTGTGCTTCGCCAAGAACACCGCGGTCGAGGCCGGCGAGTGGGTTGCCCACCAGGCCGTGCAGCTGTTCGGCGGCCTCGGGTACATGGCCGAGTCCGAAGTCGAACGGCAGTACCGCGACATGCGCATCCTCGGCATCGGTGGCGGTACCACCGAGATCCTCACCGAACTCGCCGCCAAGCGGCTGGGTTACGGGGCCTGA
- a CDS encoding LysR family transcriptional regulator has product MTNWPDLVALELLVGVDDRGGLGAAARAAGLAQPNATRILRRLERQLGAVLVRRGRTGSVLTPEGTVVAHWARAVLADAERLLDAAAALRDERQPELVVAASMTVAEYLIPRWLGAFRTIRDDVQIQLQVHNSMRVCDVVAEGRCDVGFVEGPTVPDGLHRVAVARDRLVVVVPSEHPWARRRRPLTVSELAATPLVVREEGSGTRRTLDLALQEYDRAAPLLELGSGAAVRTSVLGGTGPAVLSTLAVEEYLDSGRLVAVAVDGLDLQRVLRAVWRPPRALPGPAGELVRMITRLR; this is encoded by the coding sequence ATGACCAACTGGCCGGATCTCGTCGCTCTGGAACTGCTCGTCGGGGTCGACGATCGGGGCGGGCTCGGCGCCGCCGCCCGCGCCGCGGGTCTCGCACAGCCCAACGCCACCCGCATACTGCGGCGGCTCGAGCGGCAACTCGGGGCGGTCCTCGTGCGGCGGGGCCGGACCGGCTCGGTGCTCACCCCCGAGGGCACGGTCGTCGCGCACTGGGCGCGGGCGGTCCTGGCCGATGCGGAACGTCTGCTCGACGCCGCTGCGGCACTGCGCGACGAACGGCAGCCCGAACTGGTCGTGGCGGCATCCATGACGGTCGCCGAATACCTCATCCCACGATGGCTCGGTGCCTTCCGCACGATTCGCGACGACGTCCAGATCCAGTTGCAGGTCCACAACTCGATGCGGGTGTGCGATGTCGTGGCCGAGGGCAGGTGTGACGTCGGTTTCGTCGAAGGACCGACCGTCCCGGACGGACTGCACCGTGTCGCGGTGGCACGCGACCGCCTCGTCGTGGTCGTCCCGTCGGAACATCCCTGGGCGCGGCGCCGGCGCCCGCTCACGGTGTCCGAACTCGCGGCGACACCACTGGTCGTCCGTGAGGAGGGGTCCGGAACGCGCCGCACCCTCGATCTCGCGTTGCAGGAGTACGACCGAGCCGCGCCGCTGCTCGAGCTCGGGAGTGGCGCAGCGGTGCGCACCAGTGTGCTCGGCGGTACCGGCCCTGCCGTGCTCAGCACCCTCGCGGTAGAGGAGTATCTGGACTCCGGTCGCCTGGTCGCGGTCGCGGTGGACGGACTCGACCTGCAGCGGGTGCTGCGCGCGGTCTGGCGGCCGCCGCGCGCCCTGCCCGGTCCGGCGGGGGAATTGGTCCGCATGATCACGCGCCTTCGCTGA
- a CDS encoding TIGR03084 family metal-binding protein, translated as MSDLHTVLDDLRAEGDDLDALVATLPAEGWTLPTPAAGWTIAHQIGHLLWTDRAALTAVRDPDAFVTMVEAAFGDPLGFVDVGAEEQSGRPAAELLADWRDTRRELADALAEVPRGTKILWFGPPMSPASMATARLMETWAHGGDVADALGVTRTPTARLKNIAHLGVRTRDFAYVIRDRTPPAEPFRVVLTAPDGNSWEWGPDDATQSVTGPALDFCLLVTQRVHRDDTALVADGPDAEEWLGLAQAFAGAPGPGRAPTSSTS; from the coding sequence ATGTCCGATCTGCACACGGTGCTCGACGACCTCCGCGCGGAGGGTGACGATCTCGACGCCCTCGTCGCGACTCTGCCCGCGGAGGGCTGGACACTGCCTACGCCCGCGGCCGGGTGGACCATCGCCCACCAGATCGGCCACCTGCTGTGGACCGACCGGGCGGCGCTCACCGCCGTCCGAGACCCGGACGCCTTCGTGACGATGGTCGAAGCGGCGTTCGGCGACCCGTTGGGGTTCGTCGACGTGGGTGCCGAGGAGCAGTCCGGCCGGCCGGCGGCGGAGCTGCTCGCCGACTGGCGCGACACCCGCCGCGAACTCGCGGACGCCCTCGCCGAGGTGCCGCGCGGAACGAAGATCCTGTGGTTCGGCCCCCCGATGTCGCCGGCGTCGATGGCGACGGCGCGACTGATGGAGACCTGGGCGCACGGGGGAGACGTCGCCGACGCCCTCGGTGTCACACGCACTCCCACCGCGCGGCTGAAGAACATCGCGCACCTGGGTGTGCGGACGCGCGACTTCGCGTACGTCATCCGAGACCGGACGCCACCGGCCGAACCGTTCCGCGTGGTGCTCACCGCCCCGGACGGCAACAGCTGGGAATGGGGACCGGACGACGCGACGCAGTCGGTCACCGGCCCGGCCCTCGACTTCTGCCTGCTCGTCACCCAGCGCGTCCACCGGGACGACACCGCTCTCGTCGCCGACGGCCCGGACGCCGAGGAGTGGCTCGGCCTCGCGCAGGCCTTCGCCGGCGCCCCCGGGCCCGGGCGCGCACCCACCTCGTCGACCTCCTGA
- a CDS encoding nuclear transport factor 2 family protein: MNDVERLAATVEQLTERVRRLEDRIEIMQLVAQYGPAVDSGSGDAAAALWTEDGRFDAVPQRRMKGRAEIAEMVHGPGHGSLIENGCGHVLTVPHIEIDGDEATGRSYALNIRWDAETDLFRVARVSANTWRWVRTPEGWRIAERVNANLDGTPAHREMLAPKPT; the protein is encoded by the coding sequence GTGAACGACGTCGAACGACTCGCTGCGACCGTCGAGCAGCTGACGGAACGCGTCCGCCGGCTCGAGGACCGGATCGAGATCATGCAGCTCGTCGCACAGTACGGGCCGGCCGTCGACAGCGGTTCCGGCGACGCTGCCGCCGCATTGTGGACCGAGGACGGCCGCTTCGACGCCGTCCCGCAACGCCGGATGAAGGGCCGGGCCGAGATCGCCGAGATGGTGCACGGGCCCGGACACGGCAGTCTGATCGAGAACGGGTGCGGGCACGTCCTCACCGTTCCCCACATCGAGATCGACGGCGACGAGGCCACCGGCAGGAGCTACGCGCTCAACATCCGATGGGACGCCGAGACCGACCTCTTCCGGGTCGCCCGGGTGTCCGCCAACACCTGGCGCTGGGTGCGTACCCCGGAGGGATGGCGCATCGCCGAACGCGTCAACGCCAACCTCGACGGCACCCCGGCCCACCGCGAGATGCTCGCGCCGAAGCCGACATGA